The Clostridium sp. AWRP genome has a window encoding:
- a CDS encoding 2Fe-2S iron-sulfur cluster-binding protein yields the protein MKITIDGKACEAEKGEFILQIARRNNIYIPTLCHSDALPGLASCRLCIVKVVDRGRAKIVTSCIFPVSKEVEVITNDDELKRMRKNIVMLLKVRCPENKEVNELAKAFGVEEKRVKRFKLDPEQNCVLCGLCAKACKELGTGAISTVNRGMYKEVATPYHEPSPECIGCASCANVCPTNAIKVVDKDGEREMWGKKFKMVKCDLCGEYFATEEHVKYAYNRLGKEQPEKLMCSSCKKKVTAKDVKNIFENV from the coding sequence ATGAAAATTACAATAGATGGAAAAGCTTGTGAAGCTGAAAAAGGAGAATTCATATTACAAATAGCAAGAAGAAATAATATATATATACCTACATTATGTCACAGTGATGCATTGCCTGGGCTTGCTAGCTGTAGACTATGTATAGTTAAAGTAGTAGATAGGGGACGTGCAAAGATAGTAACTTCCTGTATATTCCCTGTAAGTAAGGAAGTAGAAGTTATAACTAATGACGATGAATTAAAGAGAATGAGAAAAAATATAGTTATGCTTTTAAAAGTAAGATGTCCTGAAAATAAGGAAGTAAATGAATTAGCTAAAGCCTTTGGAGTAGAGGAAAAGAGAGTAAAGAGGTTCAAATTGGATCCAGAACAAAATTGTGTTTTGTGCGGACTTTGTGCAAAAGCTTGCAAGGAATTAGGTACTGGAGCAATTTCAACTGTTAACAGGGGTATGTATAAAGAAGTAGCAACTCCATATCATGAACCTTCACCAGAATGTATAGGATGTGCTTCCTGTGCTAATGTTTGCCCAACTAATGCAATAAAAGTTGTGGATAAAGATGGAGAAAGAGAAATGTGGGGTAAAAAATTCAAGATGGTTAAGTGTGATTTGTGCGGAGAATATTTTGCTACAGAAGAACACGTAAAATATGCTTACAATAGACTTGGAAAAGAGCAGCCAGAAAAGCTTATGTGCAGCAGCTGCAAGAAGAAAGTTACAGCCAAAGATGTCAAAAATATTTTTGAAAACGTGTGA
- a CDS encoding 4Fe-4S dicluster domain-containing protein, protein MKPEFNSFVIADPDKCIGCRSCEIACAAKHREDTQGKTIGTMNNKVTPRLFFVKNKGNVMPVQCRHCEDAPCLNACPVDAIVEKDGSIIINESACIGCQTCTIVCPVGAVSLLPRTQGKVVTGGIQVKVRAAAYKCDLCKEEGGEPACVKECPKEALRLVDPREDKKDRSVRAAMELLNINANL, encoded by the coding sequence ATGAAACCAGAGTTTAATTCTTTTGTAATAGCCGATCCTGACAAGTGCATAGGCTGTAGATCTTGTGAGATTGCCTGTGCTGCAAAACATAGAGAAGATACTCAAGGAAAAACTATTGGAACTATGAATAATAAAGTTACTCCAAGGTTATTCTTTGTTAAAAATAAAGGAAATGTAATGCCAGTACAATGCAGACATTGTGAGGATGCACCATGTCTAAATGCCTGTCCAGTTGATGCTATAGTTGAAAAAGATGGAAGCATCATTATAAATGAAAGTGCATGTATAGGATGTCAGACCTGTACAATAGTATGTCCGGTAGGTGCTGTAAGTTTACTTCCTAGAACTCAAGGTAAAGTAGTTACAGGAGGAATTCAGGTTAAAGTAAGAGCAGCAGCTTATAAATGTGATTTATGTAAGGAAGAGGGAGGAGAACCTGCCTGTGTCAAAGAATGTCCAAAAGAGGCTTTGAGATTAGTAGATCCTAGAGAAGATAAAAAGGATCGTAGTGTAAGAGCTGCTATGGAACTATTAAATATAAACGCAAATCTCTAA
- a CDS encoding [FeFe] hydrogenase, group A: MPTSTSMINIDEELCTGCRRCADVCPVDAIEGEQGKPQKINTEKCVMCGQCIQVCKGYQSVYDDVPTPVSKRLFDRGLLKEVDEPLFAAYNKGQAKRVKEILENKDVFKIVQCAPAVRVAIGEDFGMPLGTLSEGKMAAALRKLGFDKVYDTNFGADLTIMEEGSELLKRVAEGGVLPMFTSCCPAWVKYAEQTYPELLPHLSSCKSPNQMAGAIFKTYGAEINKVNPAKIYNVSVMPCTCKEFESEREEMHDSGYRDVDAVITTRELAQLFKDADIDFNTIEEEQFDTPLGMYTGAGTIFGATGGVMEAALRTGYELYTKKTIPSIDLTMVRGGEGFRTAEVDLGDIRLKVGVVSGLKNVKDVMESVKAGKCDLHFIEVMTCPQGCISGGGQPKVILDSDKEEAYNNRKKGLYDHDSNLTYRKSHENPEIKKIYDEFLDKPLGCKSHELLHTKYISRKKES, encoded by the coding sequence ATGCCAACTAGTACTTCTATGATAAATATAGATGAAGAATTATGTACAGGCTGTAGACGATGTGCGGATGTCTGCCCTGTAGATGCTATAGAAGGTGAACAGGGTAAACCTCAGAAGATAAATACTGAAAAGTGTGTTATGTGTGGACAATGCATTCAAGTTTGTAAAGGCTATCAATCTGTATATGATGATGTTCCTACTCCAGTTAGCAAAAGGTTATTTGATAGAGGATTGTTAAAGGAAGTAGATGAACCTTTATTTGCAGCATACAATAAAGGTCAGGCAAAGAGAGTTAAAGAAATTTTGGAAAATAAAGATGTATTTAAAATTGTGCAATGTGCACCTGCTGTAAGAGTTGCTATAGGAGAGGATTTTGGAATGCCTCTTGGAACTTTAAGCGAAGGAAAAATGGCAGCTGCACTCAGAAAATTAGGATTTGACAAAGTATATGATACAAACTTTGGTGCAGATCTTACTATAATGGAAGAAGGCAGTGAGTTACTAAAAAGAGTAGCTGAGGGTGGAGTTTTGCCAATGTTTACTTCTTGCTGTCCAGCATGGGTAAAATATGCAGAACAAACATATCCAGAACTTTTACCTCATCTTTCAAGTTGTAAGTCTCCAAATCAAATGGCTGGAGCTATATTTAAAACTTATGGAGCAGAGATAAATAAAGTTAATCCGGCTAAAATTTATAATGTATCTGTTATGCCATGTACATGCAAGGAATTTGAAAGTGAAAGAGAAGAAATGCATGACAGTGGATACAGGGATGTAGATGCAGTTATAACTACAAGGGAATTAGCACAATTGTTCAAAGATGCTGATATAGATTTTAATACTATTGAAGAAGAACAGTTTGATACTCCTCTTGGTATGTATACTGGTGCAGGAACTATATTTGGTGCTACAGGTGGAGTTATGGAAGCAGCACTTAGAACTGGATATGAACTTTATACTAAAAAAACTATTCCAAGCATAGATCTTACTATGGTAAGAGGTGGAGAAGGTTTTAGAACTGCTGAAGTAGATTTAGGAGATATTAGACTAAAGGTAGGAGTAGTTTCAGGTTTAAAGAATGTAAAAGACGTTATGGAATCAGTAAAGGCAGGTAAATGTGATTTACACTTTATAGAGGTTATGACCTGTCCTCAAGGATGTATAAGTGGTGGAGGACAACCTAAAGTTATACTTGATTCAGATAAAGAAGAGGCTTATAATAATAGAAAAAAGGGACTATATGATCATGACTCTAATCTTACTTATAGAAAATCACATGAAAATCCAGAAATAAAGAAAATATACGATGAGTTCTTAGACAAACCATTAGGATGTAAGTCTCACGAATTATTGCACACTAAGTATATCTCAAGAAAAAAGGAGAGTTAA
- a CDS encoding 4Fe-4S dicluster domain-containing protein: MKNCLVVADPNKCIGCRTCEAACGIAHSGEDFFNTNVSKINFNPRLNVIKTAKVSAPVQCRQCEDAPCAKACPVNAISNENGYVSVDKDVCVGCKICMLACPFGAIELASQYKDGKVVDQKALKMSEEGNPTVNGKGRVVANKCDLCQDRDGGPACIEVCPTKSLKLVTYDDNNNIIEKKDDDEREIS; encoded by the coding sequence ATGAAAAATTGCCTCGTAGTAGCAGATCCTAATAAATGCATAGGATGTAGGACTTGTGAAGCAGCTTGTGGTATTGCACATTCAGGAGAAGATTTTTTTAATACAAATGTATCAAAAATTAACTTTAATCCTCGCTTAAATGTGATAAAGACTGCTAAAGTAAGTGCTCCTGTTCAATGTAGACAATGTGAAGATGCACCTTGTGCTAAAGCTTGCCCAGTTAACGCTATTTCAAATGAAAATGGTTACGTTAGTGTAGATAAAGATGTATGTGTAGGATGTAAAATCTGTATGCTAGCTTGTCCTTTTGGAGCTATTGAATTAGCTTCTCAATATAAGGACGGAAAAGTTGTAGATCAAAAGGCACTTAAGATGAGTGAAGAAGGTAATCCTACTGTAAATGGAAAAGGGAGAGTGGTAGCAAATAAGTGTGATCTCTGTCAGGATAGGGATGGAGGACCTGCTTGCATAGAAGTTTGTCCTACAAAATCTCTTAAATTAGTTACTTATGACGACAATAATAATATAATTGAAAAAAAAGATGACGACGAACGTGAAATAAGTTAA
- a CDS encoding sigma 54-interacting transcriptional regulator: MCRIDMDSILEYDISSFILKAIFDCCYDGLIITDENLLIKKVNITTVKILGVKEETLYLTYLNEILKDEILKTVVLTGENKWSQDCSFYIDGKRIRCVVNLVPVKLRGRIIGLVLAIRDTKNLHKMVNNLVGYKASFTFDDVITKNEREKTVIKLAKRAAKTNCNILIEGESGTGKEVFAQSIHNYSSRSKGPFVAVNCAAIPRELVESELFGYEKGAFTGASKGGNPGKFELADGGTIFLDEIGELPLDIQSKLLRVLDNLKIVRVGGNYEKSIDVRVIAATNRVLKDEVENKNFRGDLYYRLNVMNIHLIPLRDRKEDIELLAQHFVSQLNIKNPCDPKYIDPSYIEKLRRYNFEGNTRELRNVVERSYYLCEDTMITSKYLIGKGGKAEVPISNESSKEVLPLEVVEEQCIRNALQYCKGNVMKASELLQIGKATIYRKITKYGIDLNLYNDKSQN; the protein is encoded by the coding sequence ATGTGCAGGATTGATATGGACAGTATATTGGAATATGATATATCATCCTTTATACTTAAAGCTATTTTTGATTGCTGTTATGATGGCCTCATAATCACGGATGAAAACCTTTTAATAAAAAAAGTAAATATAACAACTGTTAAAATACTGGGAGTAAAAGAAGAAACTTTATATTTAACTTATTTAAATGAAATATTAAAGGATGAAATATTAAAAACTGTAGTACTTACTGGAGAAAATAAATGGTCTCAGGATTGCAGTTTTTATATAGATGGAAAAAGGATAAGATGTGTTGTAAATTTGGTGCCTGTGAAATTGAGAGGACGAATTATAGGATTGGTACTGGCTATTAGAGATACTAAAAACCTACATAAGATGGTAAATAATTTAGTGGGTTATAAGGCTTCATTTACTTTTGATGATGTTATTACAAAAAATGAAAGGGAGAAAACTGTTATAAAGTTAGCTAAAAGAGCAGCTAAGACAAATTGTAATATACTCATAGAAGGTGAAAGCGGCACAGGAAAAGAAGTATTTGCCCAATCTATTCATAATTACAGCAGCAGAAGTAAGGGGCCTTTTGTAGCTGTAAACTGTGCTGCAATACCTAGAGAATTAGTAGAAAGTGAACTTTTTGGATATGAAAAAGGTGCCTTTACAGGTGCATCAAAAGGAGGAAATCCAGGAAAATTTGAATTAGCAGATGGAGGTACAATATTTTTAGATGAAATAGGAGAACTCCCACTTGATATTCAGTCAAAACTTTTGAGGGTATTAGATAACCTTAAGATAGTTAGAGTTGGAGGAAACTATGAAAAATCTATTGATGTAAGAGTAATTGCGGCAACAAATAGAGTACTTAAAGATGAGGTTGAAAACAAAAATTTTAGGGGAGACCTTTATTATAGACTTAATGTCATGAATATCCATCTTATTCCTCTAAGAGATAGAAAGGAAGATATAGAACTTTTAGCTCAGCATTTTGTGAGTCAACTTAACATTAAGAATCCATGTGATCCCAAATATATAGACCCTTCCTACATAGAAAAGTTGAGAAGATATAATTTTGAGGGAAATACAAGAGAACTTAGAAATGTAGTAGAAAGATCCTATTATCTTTGTGAGGATACAATGATAACTTCAAAGTATCTTATTGGTAAGGGTGGAAAAGCTGAAGTGCCAATAAGTAATGAATCATCAAAAGAGGTTTTACCTTTGGAAGTAGTAGAAGAACAGTGTATACGAAATGCACTTCAATATTGTAAGGGAAATGTCATGAAGGCGTCTGAATTATTACAAATAGGCAAGGCAACTATATATAGAAAAATAACTAAGTATGGCATAGATTTGAATTTATACAATGATAAATCTCAAAATTGA
- a CDS encoding EutN/CcmL family microcompartment protein, which translates to MFLGKVVGKVVSTQKSEKLIGNKLLIVKKIDEKENLIGDHFVAVDTVGAGANDTVIVVTGSGSRNSSDYQNNTPIDASIVGIVDSIEWDER; encoded by the coding sequence ATGTTTTTAGGCAAAGTTGTTGGAAAGGTTGTTTCTACTCAAAAAAGTGAAAAGCTTATAGGAAACAAATTATTAATAGTAAAAAAAATAGATGAAAAAGAAAATTTAATTGGTGATCATTTTGTTGCTGTAGATACTGTAGGTGCAGGTGCTAATGATACTGTAATTGTGGTTACAGGAAGTGGATCAAGAAATTCTAGTGATTATCAAAATAATACACCAATAGATGCGTCTATTGTAGGTATTGTGGATTCTATTGAATGGGATGAACGTTAA